One region of Triplophysa rosa unplaced genomic scaffold, Trosa_1v2 scaffold232_ERROPOS241259, whole genome shotgun sequence genomic DNA includes:
- the cib1 gene encoding calcium and integrin-binding protein 1 isoform X1, producing the protein MGGTASNLPKELLSEYQELTFLTKQEINEAHKKFCQLQARENGPNERVSMQNILTLPELKSNPFRERVCHVFSTSDRKDGSLSFEDFLDLLSAFSDSATLEIKSHYAFRIFDFDDDGTLDSEDLKKLVNCLTGETDDARLTLEEMRQLIGNVSPSHRGQTAIRSASLTQTRFLLQILEESDIDKDGTVNLSEFQHVISRSPDFVSSFKIVL; encoded by the exons ATGGGCGGAACAGCGAGTAATTTACCGAAAGAGCTTCTGTCAGAGTATCAG GAGCTCACATTTCtcacaaaacaagaaatcaacGA GGCACACAAAAAGTTCTGTCAACTCCAGGCCAGAGAGAACGGGCCGAACGAAAGAGTGTCCATGCAGAACATCCTGACACTTCCAGAACTCAAA TCGAACCCCTTCAGGGAGAGAGTATGTCACGTGTTCTCCACATCTGACCGGAAGGATGGCAGTCTGAGTTTTGAAGATTTTCTGGATCTCCTGAGTGCTTTTAGTGACTCTGCGACCCTGGAAATCAAATCCCACTACGCCTTCCGCATCTTCG ACTTCGATGACGACGGCACGCTTGATAGTGAAGACCTGAAGAAGCTGGTGAACTGTCTGACGGGAGAAACGGACGACGCCCGTCTCACCCTAGAGGAAATGAGACAGCTGATAGGCAATGTGAGTCCATCTCACAGGGGACAGACGGCCATCAGATCAGCTTCACTAACACAAACTCGCTTCCTTCTGCAGATCCTGGAGGAGTCAGACATCGATAAAGATGGAACCGTGAACCTCTCTGAATTTCAGCATGTGATCTCCAGATCTCCAGACTTTGTCAG TTCCTTCAAGATTGTGTTGTGA
- the gtf2h1 gene encoding general transcription factor IIH subunit 1 isoform X2 produces the protein MASLSEEVLLVVKRVRQRKQDGTLYLMAERIAWGPEGKDRFTVSHLYADIRCQKISPDGKAKVQLQLVLHTGESSTFHFANVSTALKDRDATKELLQQLLPRFKKKANKELEEKNRMLQEDPVLFQLYKDLVVSQVISAEEFWANRLSLSSVDHSLSNNNKQEVGISAAFLADIRPQTDGCNGLRYNLTSDIIESIFRTYPTVKQKYAENVPHNLTEKEFWTHFFQSHYFHRDRLNTGQQDIFSECAKQDEKGLKSMVTQGVKNPMVDLLALEDKTLDEGYGTAAAPSTSNVTKTLRENSNCAIIKRFNHHSAMVLAAGLRKVEACSDQTSETSSTDGNSRDSDLFQPPLKKVKLQEAIEYDDLQSDCRRKPISLNLKKSDRYSHGPVPLQSQPYTSSQDILNSIGVIQHEMKSYKPRLTQVMSSSAASSAITALSPGGVLMQGGSQQTVNQLVPSDVQSELKHLYTAAGELLRHFWTCFPVNTLFLEEKVVKMQSNLERFQLTKLRPFQEKIQRQYLSANLTGHLEEMLQAAYSKFQAWQSRRMTRKT, from the exons atGGCGTCTCTGTCAGAGGAGGTGCTGTTGGTGGTGAAGAGGGTCCGTCAGAGGAAGCAGGATGGAACTCTGTATCTGATGGCCGAGCGGATCGCCTGGGGTCCGGAGGGGAAGGACCGCTTCACCGTCAGTCATCTGTATGCTGACATCCGCT GTCAGAAGATCAGTCCTGACGGCAAAGCAAAGGTCCAGCTTCAGTTGGTTCTGCACACGGGCGAAAGCAGCACTTTTCATTTCGCCAATGTGAGCACGGCACTGAAGGACAGAGATGCCACCAAAGAACTCCTACAGCAACTCCTGCCCAGGTTCAAGAAGAAAGCCAACAAAGAGCTGGAGGAGAAGAACAG GATGCTGCAGGAAGACCCCGTTCTGTTTCAGCTCTACAAGGATTTGGTGGTGAGTCAGGTGATCAGCGCTGAGGAGTTCTGGGCCAATCGGCTGAGCTTGAGTTCTGTAGACCACTCGCTttccaacaacaacaaacaggaAGTGGGCATCTCTGCTGCCTTCCTG GCCGACATCAGACCGCAGACGGACGGCTGCAACGGTCTGCGCTACAACCTGACGTCTGACATCATCGAGTCGATCTTTAGAACCTATCCTACTG TGAAGCAGAAATACGCCGAGAACGTTCCTCACAACCTGACCGAGAAGGAGTTCTGGACGCACTTCTTTCAGTCTCATTACTTCCACAGAGATCGACTCAACACGGGCCAGCAGGACATCTTCTCCGAGTGTGCCAAACAGGATGAGAAAG GTCTGAAGTCCATGGTGACTCAGGGTGTGAAGAACCCCATGGTGGATTTGCTCGCTCTGGAggataaaacattagatgag GGTTATGGCACAGCGGCGGCTCCCTCCACCTCAAACGTGACCAAAACACTGAGAGAAAACAGCAACTGTGCCAttatcaaacgcttcaatcatCACAGTGCCATGGTGCTCGCCGCCGGCCTGCGCAAAGT GGAAGCCTGCAGTGATCAGACCAGTGAAACCAGCAGCACTGATGGAAACTCCAGAGACTCGGATCTCTTCCAGCCGCCGCTGAAAAAG GTGAAATTACAGGAAGCCATCGAATATGATGATCTGCAGAGTGACTGCCGCCGCAAACCCATTTCTCTGAACCTGAAGAAATCTGACAG ATATTCTCACGGTCCGGTTCCTCTGCAGTCACAGCCGTACACCAGCAGTCAGGACATCTTAAACTCCATCGGTGTCATCCAGCACGAGATGAAGAGTTATAAACCCCGCCTGACTCAG GTGATGTCCAGCAGCGCGGCGAGCTCGGCCATCACGGCTCTCTCTCCTGGAGGCGTTCTGATGCAGGGTGGAAGTCAACAGACTGTTAACC AGTTAGTGCCCAGTGACGTTCAGAGCGAGCTGAAGCATTTGTATACAGCGGCCGGAGAGCTGCTCCGACACTTCTGGACGTGTTTCCCTGTTAACACTCTGTTCCTGGAGGAAAAG GTTGTTAAGATGCAGTCCAACCTGGAGCGATTTCAGTTGACTAAACTCCGCCCCTTTCAAGAGAAGATCCAACGGCAGTATTTGAGCGCTAAT CTCACGGGTCATCTGGAGGAAATGCTTCAGGCTGCATACAGTAAATTCCAAGCCTGGCAAAGCCGTCGAATGACGAGGAAGACCTGA
- the gtf2h1 gene encoding general transcription factor IIH subunit 1 isoform X1, which produces MASLSEEVLLVVKRVRQRKQDGTLYLMAERIAWGPEGKDRFTVSHLYADIRCQKISPDGKAKVQLQLVLHTGESSTFHFANVSTALKDRDATKELLQQLLPRFKKKANKELEEKNRMLQEDPVLFQLYKDLVVSQVISAEEFWANRLSLSSVDHSLSNNNKQEVGISAAFLADIRPQTDGCNGLRYNLTSDIIESIFRTYPTVKQKYAENVPHNLTEKEFWTHFFQSHYFHRDRLNTGQQDIFSECAKQDEKGLKSMVTQGVKNPMVDLLALEDKTLDEGYGTAAAPSTSNVTKTLRENSNCAIIKRFNHHSAMVLAAGLRKVEACSDQTSETSSTDGNSRDSDLFQPPLKKVKLQEAIEYDDLQSDCRRKPISLNLKKSDRYSHGPVPLQSQPYTSSQDILNSIGVIQHEMKSYKPRLTQVMSSSAASSAITALSPGGVLMQGGSQQTVNRESAHVLHKHLYLQHLHSNASLSLSLSLSLSNVELVPSDVQSELKHLYTAAGELLRHFWTCFPVNTLFLEEKVVKMQSNLERFQLTKLRPFQEKIQRQYLSANLTGHLEEMLQAAYSKFQAWQSRRMTRKT; this is translated from the exons atGGCGTCTCTGTCAGAGGAGGTGCTGTTGGTGGTGAAGAGGGTCCGTCAGAGGAAGCAGGATGGAACTCTGTATCTGATGGCCGAGCGGATCGCCTGGGGTCCGGAGGGGAAGGACCGCTTCACCGTCAGTCATCTGTATGCTGACATCCGCT GTCAGAAGATCAGTCCTGACGGCAAAGCAAAGGTCCAGCTTCAGTTGGTTCTGCACACGGGCGAAAGCAGCACTTTTCATTTCGCCAATGTGAGCACGGCACTGAAGGACAGAGATGCCACCAAAGAACTCCTACAGCAACTCCTGCCCAGGTTCAAGAAGAAAGCCAACAAAGAGCTGGAGGAGAAGAACAG GATGCTGCAGGAAGACCCCGTTCTGTTTCAGCTCTACAAGGATTTGGTGGTGAGTCAGGTGATCAGCGCTGAGGAGTTCTGGGCCAATCGGCTGAGCTTGAGTTCTGTAGACCACTCGCTttccaacaacaacaaacaggaAGTGGGCATCTCTGCTGCCTTCCTG GCCGACATCAGACCGCAGACGGACGGCTGCAACGGTCTGCGCTACAACCTGACGTCTGACATCATCGAGTCGATCTTTAGAACCTATCCTACTG TGAAGCAGAAATACGCCGAGAACGTTCCTCACAACCTGACCGAGAAGGAGTTCTGGACGCACTTCTTTCAGTCTCATTACTTCCACAGAGATCGACTCAACACGGGCCAGCAGGACATCTTCTCCGAGTGTGCCAAACAGGATGAGAAAG GTCTGAAGTCCATGGTGACTCAGGGTGTGAAGAACCCCATGGTGGATTTGCTCGCTCTGGAggataaaacattagatgag GGTTATGGCACAGCGGCGGCTCCCTCCACCTCAAACGTGACCAAAACACTGAGAGAAAACAGCAACTGTGCCAttatcaaacgcttcaatcatCACAGTGCCATGGTGCTCGCCGCCGGCCTGCGCAAAGT GGAAGCCTGCAGTGATCAGACCAGTGAAACCAGCAGCACTGATGGAAACTCCAGAGACTCGGATCTCTTCCAGCCGCCGCTGAAAAAG GTGAAATTACAGGAAGCCATCGAATATGATGATCTGCAGAGTGACTGCCGCCGCAAACCCATTTCTCTGAACCTGAAGAAATCTGACAG ATATTCTCACGGTCCGGTTCCTCTGCAGTCACAGCCGTACACCAGCAGTCAGGACATCTTAAACTCCATCGGTGTCATCCAGCACGAGATGAAGAGTTATAAACCCCGCCTGACTCAG GTGATGTCCAGCAGCGCGGCGAGCTCGGCCATCACGGCTCTCTCTCCTGGAGGCGTTCTGATGCAGGGTGGAAGTCAACAGACTGTTAACCGTGAGTCTGCACATGTACTGCACAAACATCTTTACCTCCAACATTTACACTCcaatgcatctctctctctgtctctctctctctcactctctaatGTAGAGTTAGTGCCCAGTGACGTTCAGAGCGAGCTGAAGCATTTGTATACAGCGGCCGGAGAGCTGCTCCGACACTTCTGGACGTGTTTCCCTGTTAACACTCTGTTCCTGGAGGAAAAG GTTGTTAAGATGCAGTCCAACCTGGAGCGATTTCAGTTGACTAAACTCCGCCCCTTTCAAGAGAAGATCCAACGGCAGTATTTGAGCGCTAAT CTCACGGGTCATCTGGAGGAAATGCTTCAGGCTGCATACAGTAAATTCCAAGCCTGGCAAAGCCGTCGAATGACGAGGAAGACCTGA
- the LOC130550095 gene encoding RCC1 domain-containing protein 1-like isoform X1, which translates to MNWFGFGFNGFGQIIAADVKCKVSTPVLLSDARGSDCRVSGSWSSRAAVIHTDSGSRVCVSGFLRGSSGQVCVPESEGCTDASISERHVTVSFTRRVECWEIQQAQNRLVWSREQESSGQDVALPLVPGGYVVPRPPFFRPLCAKLCAVSLALGTEHAVLLTASGTVFTWGSGSHGQLGHGHLTSQEEAQVVEALWGVQIAAVSAGGWHSASVSAGGDLYMWGWNESGQLGLPSQSVEEEKLRARRPGDALVLADVHKGSNDLCVDLAVNQAEEKNKDDVFISIQAFPALVDIPQVSEIIRVACGSRHTAAVTGTGDLYTWGWGSYGQLGHDTERSTDEPALVKYFHSHDMRVRDVVCGLWNTYVSAVPEEPSSHKHTHTE; encoded by the exons ATGAACTggtttggttttggttttaatggCTTTGGTCAGATCATCGCTGCAGATGTGAAGTGTAAAGTAAGCACACCTGTGCTGTTATCAGACGCGCGTGGATCAGACTGTAGAGTCAGCGGCAGCTGGAGCTCGAGAGCTGCTGTCATTCACACAGACA gtggcagtcgtgtgtgtgtgtcggggTTCCTGCGCGGTTCTTCAGGACAGGTGTGTGTTCCAGAGAGTGAGGGCTGCACAGACGCCTCCATCAGTGAAAGACATGTGACCGTCAGCTTCACACGCAGGGTGGAATGCTGGGAAATACAGCAGGCACAGAACCGGCTGGTTTGGAGCAGGGAACAGGAGTCCAGCG GTCAGGATGTTGCATTGCCGTTAGTGCCAGGCGGGTACGTGGTGCCCAGACCGCCGTTCTTCCGTCCTCTGTGTGCTAAACTGTGCGCTGTCAGCCTGGCGCTGGGCACAGAACACGCTGTGCTGCTCACCGCATCCGGTACGGTGTTTACCTGGGGATCTGGAAG TCACGGGCAGCTGGGTCATGGTCATCTGACATCACAGGAGGAAGCTCAGGTCGTGGAGGCGCTCTGGGGAGTTCAGatcgcagccgtgtctgctgGCGGCTGGCACTCCGCGTCTGTCAGCG CCGGAGGGGATCTGTACATGTGGGGCTGGAACGAAAGCGGGCAGCTCGGCCTGCCATCTCAAAGCGTGGAGGAGGAAAAGCTCAGAGCGAGAAGGCCCGGTGACGCACTTGTGTTAGCAGACGTACACAAAGGTTCCAACGATCTCTGTGTGGACCTGGCAGTAAATCAAGCAGAGGAGAAAAACAAAGATGACGTGTTCATCTCCATTCAAGCGTTCCCGGCTCTAGTGGATATTCCTCAAGTGTCAGAAATCATCCGAGTCGCCTGCGGATCCAGACATACAGCCGCCGTCACAG GTACAGGCGATCTCTACACCTGGGGATGGG GTTCGTACGGTCAGCTGGGACACGACACTGAACGCAGCACAGATGAACCAGCGCTGGTGAAATACTTTCACAGTCATGACATGCGTGTTCGAGATGTTGTTTGTGGATTATGGAACACCTATGTGTCTGCTGTTCCAGAAGAACCatcctcacacaaacacacacatacagaataa
- the LOC130550095 gene encoding RCC1 domain-containing protein 1-like isoform X3, with translation MDVRTTQNKCGSRVCVSGFLRGSSGQVCVPESEGCTDASISERHVTVSFTRRVECWEIQQAQNRLVWSREQESSGQDVALPLVPGGYVVPRPPFFRPLCAKLCAVSLALGTEHAVLLTASGTVFTWGSGSHGQLGHGHLTSQEEAQVVEALWGVQIAAVSAGGWHSASVSAGGDLYMWGWNESGQLGLPSQSVEEEKLRARRPGDALVLADVHKGSNDLCVDLAVNQAEEKNKDDVFISIQAFPALVDIPQVSEIIRVACGSRHTAAVTGTGDLYTWGWGSYGQLGHDTERSTDEPALVKYFHSHDMRVRDVVCGLWNTYVSAVPEEPSSHKHTHTE, from the exons ATGGATGTTAGAactacacaaaataaat gtggcagtcgtgtgtgtgtgtcggggTTCCTGCGCGGTTCTTCAGGACAGGTGTGTGTTCCAGAGAGTGAGGGCTGCACAGACGCCTCCATCAGTGAAAGACATGTGACCGTCAGCTTCACACGCAGGGTGGAATGCTGGGAAATACAGCAGGCACAGAACCGGCTGGTTTGGAGCAGGGAACAGGAGTCCAGCG GTCAGGATGTTGCATTGCCGTTAGTGCCAGGCGGGTACGTGGTGCCCAGACCGCCGTTCTTCCGTCCTCTGTGTGCTAAACTGTGCGCTGTCAGCCTGGCGCTGGGCACAGAACACGCTGTGCTGCTCACCGCATCCGGTACGGTGTTTACCTGGGGATCTGGAAG TCACGGGCAGCTGGGTCATGGTCATCTGACATCACAGGAGGAAGCTCAGGTCGTGGAGGCGCTCTGGGGAGTTCAGatcgcagccgtgtctgctgGCGGCTGGCACTCCGCGTCTGTCAGCG CCGGAGGGGATCTGTACATGTGGGGCTGGAACGAAAGCGGGCAGCTCGGCCTGCCATCTCAAAGCGTGGAGGAGGAAAAGCTCAGAGCGAGAAGGCCCGGTGACGCACTTGTGTTAGCAGACGTACACAAAGGTTCCAACGATCTCTGTGTGGACCTGGCAGTAAATCAAGCAGAGGAGAAAAACAAAGATGACGTGTTCATCTCCATTCAAGCGTTCCCGGCTCTAGTGGATATTCCTCAAGTGTCAGAAATCATCCGAGTCGCCTGCGGATCCAGACATACAGCCGCCGTCACAG GTACAGGCGATCTCTACACCTGGGGATGGG GTTCGTACGGTCAGCTGGGACACGACACTGAACGCAGCACAGATGAACCAGCGCTGGTGAAATACTTTCACAGTCATGACATGCGTGTTCGAGATGTTGTTTGTGGATTATGGAACACCTATGTGTCTGCTGTTCCAGAAGAACCatcctcacacaaacacacacatacagaataa
- the LOC130550095 gene encoding RCC1 domain-containing protein 1-like isoform X2, translating to MNWFGFGFNGFGQIIAADVKCKVSTPVLLSDARGSDCRVSGSWSSRAAVIHTDSGSRVCVSGFLRGSSGQVCVPESEGCTDASISERHVTVSFTRRVECWEIQQAQNRLVWSREQESSGQDVALPLVPGGYVVPRPPFFRPLCAKLCAVSLALGTEHAVLLTASGTVFTWGSGSHGQLGHGHLTSQEEAQVVEALWGVQIAAVSAGGWHSASVSAGGDLYMWGWNESGQLGLPSQSVEEEKLRARRPGDALVLADVHKGSNDLCVDLAVNQAEEKNKDDVFISIQAFPALVDIPQVSEIIRVACGSRHTAAVTGDLYTWGWGSYGQLGHDTERSTDEPALVKYFHSHDMRVRDVVCGLWNTYVSAVPEEPSSHKHTHTE from the exons ATGAACTggtttggttttggttttaatggCTTTGGTCAGATCATCGCTGCAGATGTGAAGTGTAAAGTAAGCACACCTGTGCTGTTATCAGACGCGCGTGGATCAGACTGTAGAGTCAGCGGCAGCTGGAGCTCGAGAGCTGCTGTCATTCACACAGACA gtggcagtcgtgtgtgtgtgtcggggTTCCTGCGCGGTTCTTCAGGACAGGTGTGTGTTCCAGAGAGTGAGGGCTGCACAGACGCCTCCATCAGTGAAAGACATGTGACCGTCAGCTTCACACGCAGGGTGGAATGCTGGGAAATACAGCAGGCACAGAACCGGCTGGTTTGGAGCAGGGAACAGGAGTCCAGCG GTCAGGATGTTGCATTGCCGTTAGTGCCAGGCGGGTACGTGGTGCCCAGACCGCCGTTCTTCCGTCCTCTGTGTGCTAAACTGTGCGCTGTCAGCCTGGCGCTGGGCACAGAACACGCTGTGCTGCTCACCGCATCCGGTACGGTGTTTACCTGGGGATCTGGAAG TCACGGGCAGCTGGGTCATGGTCATCTGACATCACAGGAGGAAGCTCAGGTCGTGGAGGCGCTCTGGGGAGTTCAGatcgcagccgtgtctgctgGCGGCTGGCACTCCGCGTCTGTCAGCG CCGGAGGGGATCTGTACATGTGGGGCTGGAACGAAAGCGGGCAGCTCGGCCTGCCATCTCAAAGCGTGGAGGAGGAAAAGCTCAGAGCGAGAAGGCCCGGTGACGCACTTGTGTTAGCAGACGTACACAAAGGTTCCAACGATCTCTGTGTGGACCTGGCAGTAAATCAAGCAGAGGAGAAAAACAAAGATGACGTGTTCATCTCCATTCAAGCGTTCCCGGCTCTAGTGGATATTCCTCAAGTGTCAGAAATCATCCGAGTCGCCTGCGGATCCAGACATACAGCCGCCGTCACAG GCGATCTCTACACCTGGGGATGGG GTTCGTACGGTCAGCTGGGACACGACACTGAACGCAGCACAGATGAACCAGCGCTGGTGAAATACTTTCACAGTCATGACATGCGTGTTCGAGATGTTGTTTGTGGATTATGGAACACCTATGTGTCTGCTGTTCCAGAAGAACCatcctcacacaaacacacacatacagaataa
- the cib1 gene encoding calcium and integrin-binding protein 1 isoform X3: protein MCFVAVDSDRWQSNPFRERVCHVFSTSDRKDGSLSFEDFLDLLSAFSDSATLEIKSHYAFRIFDFDDDGTLDSEDLKKLVNCLTGETDDARLTLEEMRQLIGNVSPSHRGQTAIRSASLTQTRFLLQILEESDIDKDGTVNLSEFQHVISRSPDFVSSFKIVL from the exons ATGTGTTTTGTTGCCGTTGATTCTGATCGATGGCAGTCGAACCCCTTCAGGGAGAGAGTATGTCACGTGTTCTCCACATCTGACCGGAAGGATGGCAGTCTGAGTTTTGAAGATTTTCTGGATCTCCTGAGTGCTTTTAGTGACTCTGCGACCCTGGAAATCAAATCCCACTACGCCTTCCGCATCTTCG ACTTCGATGACGACGGCACGCTTGATAGTGAAGACCTGAAGAAGCTGGTGAACTGTCTGACGGGAGAAACGGACGACGCCCGTCTCACCCTAGAGGAAATGAGACAGCTGATAGGCAATGTGAGTCCATCTCACAGGGGACAGACGGCCATCAGATCAGCTTCACTAACACAAACTCGCTTCCTTCTGCAGATCCTGGAGGAGTCAGACATCGATAAAGATGGAACCGTGAACCTCTCTGAATTTCAGCATGTGATCTCCAGATCTCCAGACTTTGTCAG TTCCTTCAAGATTGTGTTGTGA
- the cib1 gene encoding calcium and integrin-binding protein 1 isoform X2 — MGGTASNLPKELLSEYQELTFLTKQEINEAHKKFCQLQARENGPNERVSMQNILTLPELKSNPFRERVCHVFSTSDRKDGSLSFEDFLDLLSAFSDSATLEIKSHYAFRIFDFDDDGTLDSEDLKKLVNCLTGETDDARLTLEEMRQLIGNILEESDIDKDGTVNLSEFQHVISRSPDFVSSFKIVL; from the exons ATGGGCGGAACAGCGAGTAATTTACCGAAAGAGCTTCTGTCAGAGTATCAG GAGCTCACATTTCtcacaaaacaagaaatcaacGA GGCACACAAAAAGTTCTGTCAACTCCAGGCCAGAGAGAACGGGCCGAACGAAAGAGTGTCCATGCAGAACATCCTGACACTTCCAGAACTCAAA TCGAACCCCTTCAGGGAGAGAGTATGTCACGTGTTCTCCACATCTGACCGGAAGGATGGCAGTCTGAGTTTTGAAGATTTTCTGGATCTCCTGAGTGCTTTTAGTGACTCTGCGACCCTGGAAATCAAATCCCACTACGCCTTCCGCATCTTCG ACTTCGATGACGACGGCACGCTTGATAGTGAAGACCTGAAGAAGCTGGTGAACTGTCTGACGGGAGAAACGGACGACGCCCGTCTCACCCTAGAGGAAATGAGACAGCTGATAGGCAAT ATCCTGGAGGAGTCAGACATCGATAAAGATGGAACCGTGAACCTCTCTGAATTTCAGCATGTGATCTCCAGATCTCCAGACTTTGTCAG TTCCTTCAAGATTGTGTTGTGA